In Spinacia oleracea cultivar Varoflay chromosome 5, BTI_SOV_V1, whole genome shotgun sequence, a single window of DNA contains:
- the LOC110802074 gene encoding uncharacterized protein gives MAASWLWLATIFAFLTLAASIEDKCAACHAVAKELDHGLANEKPRNHLDLRNRLDSKGQRRGKVIDYRVSELRVVELLDGLCEKMQDYTLQKTDSNRQEWIKVNNWENLTASKQEARAHSKDISSYCGRLLEETEDELAELIKKGSVELGAVGKVLCEDLSQHCRKTSNLQKEADSDDDDDDDDVEEEL, from the exons ATGGCGGCATCCTGGTTATGGCTTGCGACAATCTTCGCCTTCTTAACCTTGGCTGCTTCTATCGAGGACAAATGCGCTGCTTGCCATGCTGTTGCG AAAGAGTTGGATCATGGGCTTGCTAAT GAGAAACCAAGGAATCATTTGGATTTAAGAAAccgtttggattctaaaggacAGCGCAGAGGAAAAGTTATTGATTACAG AGTAAGCGAGCTAAGAGTAGTTGAACTCCTGGATGGCCTTTGTGAAAAGATGCAGGATTACACCCTTCAAAAG aCTGATTCCAACAGACAAGAATGGATTAAAGTTAACAACTGGGAGAACCTCACAGCAA GCAAACAAGAAGCCCGAGCACATTCTAAAGATATATCGTCCTACTGCGGAAG GTTGTTGGAGGAAACTGAAGATGAG TTGGCAGAATTGATAAAGAAGGGGTCTGTTGAACTTGGAGCTGTGGGCAAGGTATTATGCGAGGATCTCAGCCAACACTGCAGAAAGACTAG TAACTTACAAAAGGAAGCTgacagtgatgatgatgatgatgatgacgatgtAGAGGAGGAACTTTGA
- the LOC110802071 gene encoding probable protein phosphatase 2C 27: MKEEKVNICLREIMAAGAEFSTTFTIIEGSYNKENASKIKDDECLDDLKQTSNAKPPRHISVVRHSMGSITLTPAVEMDSDDGSLCSKTASEGKSGFLPVYRSGSCAEIGPKQYMEDEHVCIDNLREHLGASDDFPCLAAFYGVFDGHGGTDAASFVCDNLLQYIIEDPQFPVSLEKAVKSAFIKADYAFADSSALDISSGTTALTALIFGRTMLIANAGDCRAVLGKRGRAVELSKDHKPNCSSERVRIEKLGGVVYDGYLNGQLSVARALGDWHMKGPKGSSFPLSAEPELQELVLTEDDEFLLLACDGLWDVMSSQCAVTIARRELMLHNDPERCSRELVREALKRNTCDNLTVVVICFSADPPSRIEIPPTRRRSISAEGLNLLKGVLDGVS; encoded by the exons ATGAAGGAGGAAAAGGTGAATATATGTTTGAGAGAGATCATGGCAGCAGGTGCTGAATTTTCAACAACATTTACAATTATAGAAGGTAGTTATAACAAGGAAAATGCATCCAAAATCAAGGATGATGAGTGTTTGGATGACCTGAAGCAAACAAGCAATGCTAAGCCGCCTAGGCATATCTCCGTCGTGCGGCATTCCATGGGCTCTATCACACTTACCCCGGCCGTTGAGATG GACTCGGATGATGGGTCTCTTTGCAGTAAAACAGCATCCGAGGGAAAATCTGGGTTTCTACCTGTATATCGCTCTGGAAGCTGCGCTGAAATAGGTCCAAAGCAGTACATGGAAGATGAACATGTTTGTATCGACAATCTCCGTGAACATCTAGGCGCATCTGATGATTTCCCTTGTCTTGCAGCATTCTATGGG GTATTTGATGGTCATGGTGGAACAGATGCAGCTTCCTTTGTTTGTGACAACCTTCTTCAGTATATAATCGAGGATCCACAGTTTCCCGTTTCTTTGGAAAAGGCTGTTAAGAGTGCCTTCATTAAAGCTGATTATGCCTTTGCTGATTCTAGTGCTCTTGACATTTCTTCTGGCACCACTGCTCTGACTGCCCTTATTTTCGGAAG GACAATGCTAATTGCTAATGCTGGTGATTGTCGTGCTGTATTGGGAAAACGAGGCAGGGCAGTTGAGCTATCTAAAGATCACAAACCAAACTGTTCATCAGAAAGAGTTAGGATTGAGAAACTTGGTGGTGTAGTGTATGATGGCTACCTAAATGGGCAGTTATCAGTAGCACGTGCTCTTGGAGATTGGCATATGAAGGGGCCGAAAGGTTCCTCTTTCCCTTTAAGTGCAGAGCCTGAATTGCAGGAACTAGTTCTGACCGAAGATGATGAATTCCTTTTACTAGCCTGTGATGGTCTTTGGGATGTGATGAGCAGTCAGTGTGCTGTAACAATTGCTAGGAGAGAACTGATGCTTCATAATGATCCAGAAAGATGCTCAAGAGAACTTGTTAGAGAGGCACTCAAGCGCAACACATGTGACAATCTAACTGTTGTAGTAATTTGCTTTTCAGCAGATCCTCCATCTAGGATTGAGATACCTCCCACTAGAAGGAGAAGTATATCAGCTGAAGGTCTGAATCTATTGAAGGGTGTATTGGATGGTGTCTCGTAA